The DNA region ACCGAATTCTTCACTTAACATTCACTTCCGGATGAATCTCTATGCCAAACTTCTGCTTCACATCCTCCTGGATGGTCTTACAGAGTTTTACGATTTCCTCGCCCGTAGCGCCGCCACGATTCACTAGCACCAGTGCCTGCTTATCATGCACACCGGCCCGTCCCAGACTCTTTCCCTTCCAGCCACACTGATCAATCATCCAACCAGCCGGAATCTTTTCATGAGAATCATCGATTGTATAATGAGGCATACCCGGATAAAGAGCAGCCAGTTCTTCGTACTTAGCCTTCTCTACAATAGGATTCATAAAGAAACTGCCTGCATTACCCAACACCTTAGGATCAGGCAATTTTGCCTCTCTAATTTCTATGATGGCATCACGAAGTTGCTGGGCTGTAGGCTCAGCAATACACTTAGCCTCGAGCGCAGAACGGATATTACCATAATCCAGATCCGGACGGAAGGTTTTCTGCAAACGGTAAATCACATGCGTCACCAGATACTTATCCTTCCACTCATGCTTAAATTTACTCTGACGGTAACTATACTCGCAGTCAGCATTATCAAACACCACTACCCTGCCCGTAGCTATCTCAACCGCTTCCACCTTATATATAATATCCTTGGCTTCCACACCATAGGCACCAATATTCTGAACCGCACTGGCACCTACTTCACCCGGAATAATACTCAGATTTTCAGCTCCATGATAGCCATGCTCTACGGCATAAGCTACCACATCATCAAACACCTCACCACTACCACAGGAAATGAATACCCAATCCAGATTGCACAAAGCATCATCCCCCTCTGCAGCTGCCAAAGTCTTGTTGTCAAGAACCTCAATACCCATAATAGCCGAATGGAGCACTGTACCAGCATAATCACCGGTCAGCAAGAGATTGCTACCACCGCCCAAAATGAGCAGTGGCTGATCTGCCTCTGTCAGCAAGCCCACTATCTGTCGGGCTTCCTCTACCGATTCATACTCCAGAAATCTGCTGCATTTAGCATCAATCCCGAATGTATTGTGAGCCAAAAGGCCATAGTTACGAATATCCTTCATATCTGGTTAAACTATTACTACTAACTAAAAAGCTACATATTCAGTTTGATCAGTTCCCATTTTCCTCCATTTTTTTTGAAAGTAAGAGAGGTTTCCATACCATTGGCGATACCACGAATCACGAAGATTTTCTGGTTGCTCTCGGTATATTTCTGACCATAGATTACATTGTAAATCATGCCGTGAGGCAGTTGAGGCGCAAAGGCAGGCCATGTTTCCGGTTCTATATCGCCTGTCATCGTACTGAAATCATCATCAGGATCAGGACCGGTAAACTTCACCGGATTATGGATGTGGCGAGCCTGGAAAGCGGTATCAGTAGCAAAATGTCCGTAAAACTTCAGGAAACTGGCATTATTATTCTGATACATAGGCACGTAGCAGATGCTAGTCATCATCCACTGACCATTGATGCGATTAAACACAAACTGCTGAACTGTCTTTCTACTATAGAACACCTTTTCTATTACTACATGATCGATAGTAGTATCCTTCATCAGTTTCATCTGTTTCTGATTATCAAAAATCAGCGTGTAATAATCCTGGCGCATGAAGAAATGCTCCATCTTCCAATGTTTTTTTTCTATCTTCTTGGTCAGTTTCTTACCGTGATATACCGGCAGCGGGAAGACAATACGACTTTTCTGCAACTTTCTGTTAGCTGCAAAATTAAACACAAAATCATCAAAAAGCTCGTCAGCCGCCTTTGGCATCGGAGTCTCCTCTATCAGCTGTTCTGTAGAGTCCATCGCTTGGGTGTCGGCAATCACCGAGTCGGATGAAGCCGAATCAATGGCAGGCGCAGGCTTCTTGTCTGTACATCCCACAGACGTGAAACAAACGATGGTAAGCACCGCCATTAACACCGTTAATAAACAGAGTTTTTTCATAAACCTATTAAATTTCTCAAATTTTCCATGCAAAAGTACAACTTTCTTTTGAATTATTTCATCTTTTAAGCAAAAAATGTTATCTTTGCAGTCAAAAAAGATAAAAATATAGATATGTTATTAGAAAAAATAGACGAACTCTTGAAAGAAGTGAGCACTTTGACTGCCCAAAACGCAGAAGAAGTAGAGCAGCTTCGAATCAAGTATCTGAGCAAAAAGGGCGAGATTAACGCCCTTATGGCCGACTTCCGCACAGTGCCAGCCGACCAGAAAAAAGAGGTTGGAGTAAAAATCAACGAACTGAAGAACGCAGCCCTTGAGAAGATCAACGGACTGAAGGAGCAGATGGAAGAAGCCGAGGCATCAAGCGATGATATCGACTTGACCCGTACCGCCTACCCTGTAGCACTCGGTACCCGCCATCCACTCACCGTAGTGAAGAATCAGATTATCGACATTTTCGCTCGCATGGGCTTTACCCTTTTCCAGGGTCCTGAGGTAGATGACGACAAGCACGTATTTACGATGCTCAATTTTGCTGCCGACCACCCAGCCCGCGATATGCAGGACACCTTCTTTATAGAGAAGACCAACTCTGACGATGTTACCAAGAATGTGCTCCTCCGCAGCCATACTTCAGGCGACGAGGCTCACTATATGGAAACCCATGAGCCACCTATCCGTGTGCTCTGCCCAGGCCGCGTTTACCGTAACGAAGCTATCAGCGCCCGCGCTCACTGTTTCTTCCATCAGGTAGAAGGTCTCTATGTAGATAAAAACGTAAGTTTCACCGACCTCAAGCAGGTGCTCCTTACCTTTGCCCGTGAGATGTTTGGTGCAGATACCAAGATTCGTCTCCGTCCTAGCTACTTCCCATTCACAGAGCCTAGTGCCGAGATGGATATCTCCTGCAACATCTGTGGCGGTAAGGGTTGCAACTTCTGCAAGCATACCGGATGGGTTGAGATTTTAGGTTGCGGTATGGTTGACCCTCATGATCTTGAGGCTTGCGGTATCGACAGCAATGTCTATACGGGTTATGCCTTCGGTATGGGTGTTGAGCGTATCACCAACTTGAAATATCGCGTGAGCGACCTTCGTCTCTTCTCTGAGAACGATACTCGTTTCTTGCGCGAGTTTGAGTCTGCGAAGTAAAAGATACTCAACATATAAATTAATTTATGACTATGAAGAAAAATTTAACTAAACCTGTCATCGCAGTCCTGTTGGGCGCCTTGACATTCAGTTCTTGCATCGGCTCATTTGGTCTGACAAATTCCGTACTTGACTGGAATAAGAGAGCAACAGACAACAAGTTTGTAAACGAGATTATCTTCGTGCTTATCTCTCCAGCTTACGCAGTATGTTCATTTGCAGACCTTCTCGTTCTCAACTCTATCGAGTTCTGGACAGGCAACAAGGTGATTGGCCAGGTAGGAACTACTAAGGACGTAATGGGTAAGGATGGTCGCATGTATGCCATCAAGACATTGAAGAATGGCTACGAGATTACCGACCCAGATGGTGAGAAATCATACTTTGTGTTCGACAAGAAGCACAAGAGTTGGTCATACAGCAAGGATGGCGATATCCGTGAGCTTTTCAGCTTCAACGAGGATGGCAGCATCCAGGCTTGCTTGCCAAGTGGCGAGAAGATCAACGTCCCAGCAGATGCCAATGGTTTATACCAGGTCCGCATGGCTATGAATGATGGTTTGTTCTATGCATTTAACAAGTAAATAATCATAACAATTCCAGCCCGATAAAAGTGCACTTTTATCGGGCTTTTTTATAATCTCCTTTCTCTTTTCCTAAGCAAGTTCATATTTCTCCTTTCCCAACCAAACTCTCCTTAGAATGCCCAAATGCAAAAAAGTGTTTAAAGAAAGCAAAGAAGTGCCTTTACCACCCTTCACCCGTAACTCTCTGATCATCAAAACCCTAAAAAAAAAAGAATATAATATAAAGAGTAAAAATACACCCTTCACCTTCACCTCCCAAAAATCACATCCAAAATTCTGTTCTGCATGCAACAGAAAATCATCTGCAGCAATCTGTGCCGGGATATATAATCAGGAGAAAATTCTCTTTCGGAGATATCATTTTATCCTTCGGAGATAATTTTCTATTCTTCGGAAATATTTCTTCGAATTTCAAGATAAGGCATAAAAATATAATTTTTGCCAACTTTATTTCCCGAATCCACACAATTGTCACAAATCGCATAGCTATGAAACAGAAAAGAATGTATCTTTGCAGCATCAATCATAAAGGTTGATGTAGATATGGTCTCGTCATGACTGCCAAATCGGGCTGACGCAAATGCATTACAACCAGTGACATTCATCAAAACTTGCAACCATCTACAATATTTTTCAGTTTTTCTCGTTAATAAAAGTATGAAAAATAGATTATTGATACTCACAATATGCCTCATCGCAACCATAAAGATGATGGCGCAGGAGTTTACCCTTCACGGCAAAGTGGTAGACGAGAACAACCAGCCACTGGAGTTTGCCATCGTTTCGGTGGCTAGCCAGGGAAAGACTGCCGTTACTTCGCTCAAGGGAGACTATAGCCTCAAACTGCATTCTGCAGACAGCGTGGTAGTCAAATTCTCATATATCGGCTTCAAGACAAAAACAAAAGTGCTGAGAAGACCGCGAGGAAAACAAACCCTGCAGGTGGTACTTCGCGAAGCATCCACCACCCTCGATGAGGTGAATATCAAGGGAGAAAAAATACAGTCGGACCAGACACAGGAGCTGAAGACTAAGGACATGAAGATGACGCCATCTGCCAACGGAAATGGGGTGGAAAGTCTGGTTCAGCAACAGGCTGGCGTGAGTACCCACAACGAACTCTCTTCGCAATATAATGTACGTGGCGGTGCCTTCGATGAGAACTCCGTATACATCAACAACGTAGAAGTATTCCGCCCATTTTTGGTTCGCAGCGGACAGCAGGAAGGCCTCTCCGTCATCAACCCTTATATGGTAGATAAAATCGGTTTCTCAACCGGAGGATATGCTGCCAAATACGGAGACAAGATGAGTTCGGCTCTCGACATCACCTACAAAACCCTGAAAGCAAAAAGCAAGAAACCAGTGGTTGAAGGCAGCCTGGCTGCCAGTCTGCTGGG from Segatella copri includes:
- the pheS gene encoding phenylalanine--tRNA ligase subunit alpha → MLLEKIDELLKEVSTLTAQNAEEVEQLRIKYLSKKGEINALMADFRTVPADQKKEVGVKINELKNAALEKINGLKEQMEEAEASSDDIDLTRTAYPVALGTRHPLTVVKNQIIDIFARMGFTLFQGPEVDDDKHVFTMLNFAADHPARDMQDTFFIEKTNSDDVTKNVLLRSHTSGDEAHYMETHEPPIRVLCPGRVYRNEAISARAHCFFHQVEGLYVDKNVSFTDLKQVLLTFAREMFGADTKIRLRPSYFPFTEPSAEMDISCNICGGKGCNFCKHTGWVEILGCGMVDPHDLEACGIDSNVYTGYAFGMGVERITNLKYRVSDLRLFSENDTRFLREFESAK
- a CDS encoding DUF3332 domain-containing protein, translating into MKKNLTKPVIAVLLGALTFSSCIGSFGLTNSVLDWNKRATDNKFVNEIIFVLISPAYAVCSFADLLVLNSIEFWTGNKVIGQVGTTKDVMGKDGRMYAIKTLKNGYEITDPDGEKSYFVFDKKHKSWSYSKDGDIRELFSFNEDGSIQACLPSGEKINVPADANGLYQVRMAMNDGLFYAFNK
- the murB gene encoding UDP-N-acetylmuramate dehydrogenase, which produces MKDIRNYGLLAHNTFGIDAKCSRFLEYESVEEARQIVGLLTEADQPLLILGGGSNLLLTGDYAGTVLHSAIMGIEVLDNKTLAAAEGDDALCNLDWVFISCGSGEVFDDVVAYAVEHGYHGAENLSIIPGEVGASAVQNIGAYGVEAKDIIYKVEAVEIATGRVVVFDNADCEYSYRQSKFKHEWKDKYLVTHVIYRLQKTFRPDLDYGNIRSALEAKCIAEPTAQQLRDAIIEIREAKLPDPKVLGNAGSFFMNPIVEKAKYEELAALYPGMPHYTIDDSHEKIPAGWMIDQCGWKGKSLGRAGVHDKQALVLVNRGGATGEEIVKLCKTIQEDVKQKFGIEIHPEVNVK
- a CDS encoding DUF4348 domain-containing protein, with protein sequence MKKLCLLTVLMAVLTIVCFTSVGCTDKKPAPAIDSASSDSVIADTQAMDSTEQLIEETPMPKAADELFDDFVFNFAANRKLQKSRIVFPLPVYHGKKLTKKIEKKHWKMEHFFMRQDYYTLIFDNQKQMKLMKDTTIDHVVIEKVFYSRKTVQQFVFNRINGQWMMTSICYVPMYQNNNASFLKFYGHFATDTAFQARHIHNPVKFTGPDPDDDFSTMTGDIEPETWPAFAPQLPHGMIYNVIYGQKYTESNQKIFVIRGIANGMETSLTFKKNGGKWELIKLNM